A region from the Enterobacter roggenkampii genome encodes:
- the csgB gene encoding curli minor subunit CsgB translates to MKYTSLFMVFTLLGAPGFVTAANSDLANAEYNFAVNELSLSSLNQAAIIGQQGVFNDAQVRQEGSKLLSIVSQDGAGNRARVDQSGSYNIAWIDQSGTANDAGITQEGYGNSAKIIQKGSGNRANITQYGTQKTAVVVQKQSQMAINVIQH, encoded by the coding sequence ATGAAATACACATCGTTATTTATGGTGTTTACATTACTGGGTGCGCCTGGATTTGTAACCGCAGCGAATTCAGATTTAGCCAATGCTGAATATAACTTTGCGGTTAACGAATTAAGTCTTTCATCACTCAATCAGGCAGCCATTATTGGTCAACAGGGTGTTTTTAATGACGCTCAGGTTCGCCAGGAAGGTTCAAAACTCTTGTCCATTGTTTCACAGGATGGGGCGGGCAACAGAGCAAGAGTTGATCAATCAGGGAGTTACAATATAGCCTGGATCGATCAGAGCGGTACCGCGAATGATGCAGGTATTACGCAAGAGGGATACGGTAATAGCGCGAAAATTATCCAGAAAGGGTCGGGTAATAGAGCAAATATTACGCAGTACGGTACGCAGAAAACCGCAGTTGTAGTGCAGAAACAGTCGCAAATGGCGATTAACGTTATTCAACATTAG
- a CDS encoding TorD/DmsD family molecular chaperone, whose translation MNEFSILCRVLGTLYYRQPQDPLLVPLFTLIREGKLAENWPLEQDDLLARLQKSCDMQQIATDYNALFVGDECRVSPYRSAWQEEATEAEVRAFLSTRRMPLSDTPADHIGTLLLAASWIEDNAGDDENEAIETLFETYLLPWVGTFLGKVEAHAASPFWRTLAPLTRDAIAAMWDELEEENEE comes from the coding sequence ATGAACGAGTTTTCCATCCTTTGCCGCGTGCTGGGTACGCTCTATTATCGCCAGCCGCAAGACCCGCTGTTGGTTCCGCTCTTTACGTTAATTCGTGAAGGTAAGCTGGCGGAGAACTGGCCGCTGGAACAGGATGATTTACTGGCGCGTCTGCAAAAAAGCTGCGACATGCAGCAGATTGCGACCGATTACAATGCGCTGTTCGTCGGCGATGAGTGCCGCGTTTCGCCATACCGTTCTGCCTGGCAGGAAGAGGCGACGGAAGCGGAAGTCCGTGCTTTCCTCTCCACGCGCCGTATGCCGCTGAGCGATACGCCTGCGGATCATATCGGTACGCTGCTGCTGGCCGCTTCCTGGATTGAAGATAACGCCGGGGATGATGAGAACGAAGCTATCGAAACGCTTTTCGAAACGTACCTGCTGCCGTGGGTCGGAACATTCCTTGGGAAAGTCGAAGCCCACGCCGCCTCGCCATTCTGGAGAACGCTGGCACCGCTGACCCGCGACGCAATTGCGGCGATGTGGGATGAACTGGAAGAAGAGAACGAAGAGTGA
- the ymdB gene encoding O-acetyl-ADP-ribose deacetylase: MKPQIEVIHGDITTMHVDVIVNAANPSLMGGGGVDGAIHRAAGPQLLEACKTVRQQQGACPPGHAVITLAGDLPAKAVIHAVGPVWHGGDRHEASILEEAYRNCLRLAADNGYKTMAFPAISTGVYGYPKAAAATIAVDTVYRYLSLKPMPEKVIFVCFDEETTHLYQRLLTQRGQELDT, encoded by the coding sequence ATGAAACCGCAAATTGAAGTTATTCATGGTGATATTACGACCATGCACGTCGACGTCATCGTCAATGCGGCCAATCCCTCCCTGATGGGGGGAGGCGGTGTGGACGGGGCTATCCACCGGGCTGCAGGACCGCAGCTGTTGGAAGCCTGCAAAACCGTACGGCAACAGCAGGGCGCATGTCCTCCCGGCCATGCGGTCATTACGCTTGCGGGCGATCTGCCTGCCAAAGCGGTGATCCACGCCGTAGGGCCTGTCTGGCACGGTGGCGATCGGCACGAGGCGAGTATTCTGGAAGAGGCTTACCGGAACTGTCTGCGGCTGGCTGCCGACAACGGCTATAAAACAATGGCATTCCCGGCCATCAGTACCGGGGTGTATGGCTATCCTAAGGCGGCTGCCGCTACGATCGCCGTCGATACCGTTTACCGCTATCTGTCGCTAAAACCGATGCCTGAGAAAGTTATCTTTGTCTGTTTCGATGAAGAAACCACCCACCTTTATCAACGGTTGCTGACCCAGCGCGGGCAGGAACTGGACACCTGA
- a CDS encoding type 1 fimbrial protein translates to MNHSFARLVTGLGLIVSVFSLPVYSATIVNGGVIHFRGAIVADPCEVTPQQRQFAMSCPDNNRMQTRMVSYEEALNGKVSDSDLVSLRMKYLNPEKTLAVVEIQYR, encoded by the coding sequence ATGAACCACTCTTTCGCTCGACTCGTGACGGGTCTGGGCCTGATTGTTTCTGTTTTTAGCCTCCCGGTTTATTCGGCTACCATTGTGAACGGTGGCGTTATTCATTTTCGCGGTGCCATTGTTGCAGACCCCTGTGAAGTTACGCCGCAGCAGAGACAGTTTGCTATGTCCTGTCCGGATAATAATCGTATGCAAACGCGCATGGTCAGTTATGAAGAGGCGCTTAATGGCAAAGTGTCCGATTCAGATCTGGTGTCGCTCCGCATGAAATACCTTAACCCTGAAAAAACGCTCGCGGTTGTCGAAATCCAGTATCGATAG
- the csgG gene encoding curli production assembly/transport protein CsgG: MQRFLIFVAVCLLSGCLTAPPKEAAKPTLMPRAQSYRDLTHLPAPTGKIFVSVYNIQDETGQFKPYPASNFSTAVPQSATAMLVTALKDSHWFIPLERQGLQNLLNERKIIRAAQENGTVAANNRTPLESLAAANVMIEGSIIGYESNVKSGGAGARYFGIGADTQYQLDQIAVNLRVVNVSTGEVLSSVNTSKTILSYEVQAGVFRFIDYQRLLEGEIGYTSNEPVMMCLMSAIETGVIFLINDGIDRGLWDLQNKADVQNPILVKYRDMSVPPES, from the coding sequence ATGCAGCGCTTCCTGATATTTGTTGCAGTGTGCTTATTGAGCGGTTGTTTAACTGCTCCACCTAAAGAAGCTGCAAAACCAACATTAATGCCTCGGGCCCAGAGTTATCGTGATTTAACGCATTTACCTGCTCCAACGGGGAAAATATTTGTCTCCGTATACAACATTCAGGATGAAACCGGGCAATTCAAACCTTACCCGGCAAGTAACTTCTCCACGGCCGTGCCGCAAAGTGCCACCGCGATGCTGGTTACCGCGCTCAAGGATTCGCACTGGTTTATTCCGCTGGAACGTCAGGGTCTTCAAAACCTGTTGAATGAACGGAAAATCATTCGTGCCGCACAGGAGAATGGTACCGTCGCGGCCAATAACCGCACGCCTCTGGAATCTCTGGCGGCAGCGAACGTGATGATTGAAGGGTCGATTATTGGTTACGAAAGTAACGTTAAATCGGGTGGTGCGGGCGCGCGGTACTTCGGTATCGGTGCGGATACCCAGTACCAGCTCGACCAAATCGCCGTTAACCTGCGTGTGGTCAACGTCAGTACAGGTGAAGTGCTCTCTTCGGTGAACACCAGCAAAACCATCCTCTCTTATGAAGTTCAGGCAGGGGTATTCCGCTTCATCGATTACCAGCGTTTGCTGGAGGGTGAAATTGGCTACACCTCTAACGAGCCGGTCATGATGTGTCTGATGTCGGCCATTGAAACCGGCGTGATCTTCTTAATCAACGACGGTATTGACCGCGGGCTGTGGGATCTGCAAAACAAAGCAGACGTGCAGAACCCGATACTGGTGAAATACCGCGATATGTCAGTCCCTCCGGAATCCTGA
- the csgA gene encoding curli major subunit CsgA, whose protein sequence is MKFLKVAALAAIVVSGSAMAGSINQGGWGHGHGHGGYSGPNSTLNIYQDGGGNSAVALQTDARNSVLNITQKGGGNGADVGQGSDDSKINLTQKGFGNSATLDQWNSKKSVMNVSQSGGFNGALVDQTASNSTVNVTQIGFGNHATAHQY, encoded by the coding sequence ATGAAATTTCTCAAAGTGGCAGCGCTTGCAGCAATCGTAGTTTCTGGTAGTGCTATGGCGGGTTCTATTAATCAGGGCGGCTGGGGCCATGGGCATGGTCATGGCGGATACAGTGGCCCAAATTCAACCCTGAATATTTATCAGGACGGTGGCGGTAACTCCGCGGTTGCTCTGCAGACAGACGCCAGAAATTCCGTGCTGAATATTACCCAGAAAGGTGGCGGTAACGGCGCTGACGTTGGTCAGGGTTCTGATGACAGTAAAATCAACCTGACCCAGAAAGGATTTGGCAACAGTGCAACACTGGATCAGTGGAACAGCAAAAAATCTGTTATGAACGTCAGCCAGTCCGGCGGCTTTAACGGCGCCCTCGTCGACCAGACTGCCTCTAACTCTACTGTCAACGTTACCCAGATTGGTTTTGGTAACCACGCGACAGCTCATCAGTACTGA
- a CDS encoding DUF1097 domain-containing protein, with amino-acid sequence MNILLCIAITTGILSGLWGWVAVSLGLLSWAGFLGCTAYFACPQGGVKGLFISGCTLMSGVIWALVIMKGSALAPHLEMLGYIMTGVVAFLMCIQAKHLLLSFVPGTFIGACATFAGQGDWKLVVPSLALGLLFGYAMKNSGLWLASRREKAQDITAVSE; translated from the coding sequence ATGAACATATTACTTTGTATCGCAATAACAACGGGCATTCTCTCCGGGCTCTGGGGATGGGTGGCCGTGTCTCTCGGATTGCTCAGCTGGGCTGGATTCCTTGGCTGTACGGCCTATTTCGCCTGCCCGCAGGGGGGCGTCAAAGGGCTCTTTATCTCAGGCTGCACGCTAATGAGCGGGGTTATCTGGGCGCTGGTGATCATGAAAGGCAGCGCGCTGGCGCCGCATCTGGAGATGCTGGGGTACATCATGACGGGCGTTGTTGCCTTCCTGATGTGTATTCAGGCTAAGCATCTCCTGCTTTCGTTTGTGCCGGGCACCTTTATCGGGGCGTGCGCGACCTTTGCAGGGCAGGGTGACTGGAAGCTGGTCGTTCCTTCTCTGGCGCTGGGATTGCTGTTTGGCTATGCCATGAAAAACAGCGGTCTTTGGCTGGCGTCGCGGCGGGAAAAAGCGCAAGACATCACGGCGGTGAGCGAATAA
- the csgC gene encoding curli assembly chaperone CsgC, whose amino-acid sequence MNTLILLAALSSQITFKTSQQENMTTIIPQVTLAQPCDCQVQIVSVREGQGGQSSSRQQNTLFIPANQTIDLMRLSLNINAGDTVKIVVTVSDGKSLHLSQQWSPAERSL is encoded by the coding sequence ATGAATACCTTAATTCTTCTTGCCGCGCTTTCCAGCCAGATAACTTTCAAAACGTCGCAGCAGGAAAATATGACCACCATTATTCCTCAGGTCACCCTGGCGCAGCCGTGTGATTGTCAGGTTCAGATTGTTTCCGTTCGGGAAGGGCAGGGGGGACAAAGTTCGTCCCGACAGCAAAATACCCTTTTTATACCCGCTAATCAGACGATTGATTTAATGCGCCTGAGTTTAAATATTAATGCGGGAGACACGGTAAAAATCGTTGTCACCGTTTCAGACGGTAAATCGCTTCATTTATCACAGCAGTGGTCGCCAGCGGAACGTTCGCTTTAA
- the mdoC gene encoding glucans biosynthesis protein MdoC — protein MSTTPTEREYFLDSIRAWLMLLGIPFHISLIYSSHTWHVNSQMPSWWLTLFNDFIHAFRMQVFFVISGYFSYMLFLRYPLKRWWKVRVERVGIPMLTAIPLLTLPQFIMLQYVKGKAENWPNLSLYEKYNTLVWELVSHLWFLLVLVVLTTVSLFIFSRLRHHLSSRADAFFATVTLGKLSVLFLLLGIAYAAVRRILFIVYPPILSDGLFNFVVMQSLFYIPFFLIGALAFIYPKLKALFTTPSPWCAVGAAIAFAAYLLNQRYGSGDAWMYETESVITMLLGLWMVNVVFALGHRLLNFKSSRVTYFVNASLFIYLVHHPLTLFFGAYITPHIASNTLGFFTGLVFVVGIAIVLYEIHLRIPLLRFLFSGKPQVKAS, from the coding sequence ATGAGCACAACACCAACAGAACGTGAATATTTCCTCGACTCGATCCGGGCATGGCTGATGCTATTGGGGATCCCTTTTCACATATCACTGATTTACTCCAGCCACACCTGGCATGTGAATAGCCAGATGCCCTCCTGGTGGCTGACGCTGTTTAATGACTTTATTCACGCCTTCCGTATGCAGGTGTTTTTTGTCATCTCCGGCTATTTCTCTTACATGCTGTTTCTGCGATACCCGCTTAAACGCTGGTGGAAGGTGCGCGTCGAGCGCGTGGGGATCCCCATGCTGACCGCGATTCCGCTGCTGACGCTGCCTCAGTTCATTATGCTGCAGTACGTCAAAGGCAAAGCGGAAAACTGGCCGAATCTGTCGCTGTATGAAAAGTACAACACGCTGGTCTGGGAGCTGGTGTCTCACCTGTGGTTCCTGCTGGTCCTGGTGGTGCTCACTACGGTGAGCCTGTTCATTTTCAGCCGCCTGCGTCACCACCTGAGTTCGAGAGCTGACGCCTTTTTCGCCACCGTTACGCTGGGCAAGCTGTCGGTGCTCTTCTTGCTGTTGGGTATCGCTTACGCCGCGGTGAGACGCATCCTGTTTATCGTCTATCCACCGATACTGAGCGACGGCCTGTTTAATTTTGTGGTGATGCAGTCCCTTTTCTACATTCCGTTCTTTTTAATTGGCGCGCTGGCGTTTATTTACCCGAAGCTGAAAGCGCTGTTTACTACCCCGTCACCGTGGTGTGCTGTAGGTGCGGCCATCGCGTTCGCGGCCTATCTGCTGAACCAGCGCTACGGGAGCGGTGACGCCTGGATGTACGAAACGGAAAGCGTGATCACCATGCTGCTGGGTTTATGGATGGTGAACGTAGTATTCGCGCTCGGCCACCGCCTGCTGAACTTTAAGTCCAGCCGCGTGACCTACTTCGTGAATGCGTCGCTGTTTATTTATCTGGTGCATCACCCGCTCACGCTCTTCTTCGGGGCTTACATCACCCCGCATATCGCCTCCAACACGCTGGGCTTCTTTACCGGTCTGGTGTTTGTCGTGGGGATTGCGATCGTGCTCTATGAAATCCATCTGCGGATCCCGCTTCTCCGTTTCCTCTTCTCAGGAAAACCTCAGGTAAAAGCCTCATAA
- a CDS encoding phosphatase, with the protein MYPVDLHMHTVASTHAYSNLHDYIAQAKLKGIKLFAITDHGPDMADAPHYWHFVNMRIWPRLVDGIGILRGIEANIKNTDGEIDCTGPMLTSLDLILAGFHEPVFAPQDKETNTAAMIATIASGNVHIISHPGNPKYPIDIQAVAQAAAKHRVALEINNSSFVHSRKGSEANCREVAAAVRDAGGMVALGSDSHTAFTLGDFSECLKVLNDVNFPEAQILNVTPRRMLDFLESRGMEPIAEFADL; encoded by the coding sequence ATGTATCCCGTTGACCTGCATATGCACACCGTCGCCAGTACCCACGCGTATAGCAACCTCCATGATTATATCGCCCAGGCGAAGCTGAAAGGCATTAAGCTGTTCGCGATCACCGATCATGGTCCGGACATGGCGGATGCGCCGCACTACTGGCATTTTGTGAATATGCGGATCTGGCCACGTCTGGTGGACGGCATTGGGATACTGCGCGGCATCGAGGCGAATATCAAAAATACCGACGGTGAGATCGACTGCACCGGGCCGATGCTGACGTCTCTGGATCTTATCCTCGCCGGTTTCCACGAGCCGGTTTTTGCACCTCAGGATAAAGAGACCAACACCGCGGCGATGATTGCCACCATTGCCAGCGGCAATGTGCACATTATCAGCCACCCCGGCAACCCGAAGTACCCGATTGATATTCAGGCTGTCGCGCAGGCGGCAGCGAAGCACCGCGTGGCGCTGGAGATTAACAACTCCTCCTTTGTTCACTCGCGCAAGGGCAGTGAAGCCAACTGCCGCGAAGTGGCCGCCGCCGTACGCGATGCGGGCGGCATGGTGGCGTTGGGTTCGGATTCCCATACCGCCTTTACGCTGGGTGATTTCAGCGAGTGCCTGAAAGTGCTCAATGACGTTAACTTCCCGGAAGCGCAAATCCTGAACGTGACTCCGCGCCGCATGCTCGATTTCCTCGAATCGCGCGGCATGGAGCCGATTGCCGAATTTGCCGATCTTTAA
- the ghrA gene encoding glyoxylate/hydroxypyruvate reductase GhrA, which produces MDILFYHPTFDTAYWIEALTAALPGARVREWKRGDNEHADYALVWHPPVEMLQGRKLKAVFALGAGVDSILSKLKAHPDMLPEAIPLFRLEDTGMGQQMQEYAVSQVLHWFRRFDDYQAFKQQAHWEPLPDYRREDFTIGILGAGVLGSKVAEALAPWGFPLRCWSRSRKDYPGVESFAGTDELPAFLNGTRVLINLLPNTAETVGIINETLLNQLADQSYLMNLARGVHLVEPDLLKALDSGKLKGAMLDVYSREPLPVESPLWAHPRVAMTPHVAAVTRPAEAVAYISHTISEMEKGNAGTGQVDRQRGY; this is translated from the coding sequence ATGGATATACTTTTCTATCACCCCACGTTTGATACGGCCTACTGGATCGAGGCGCTCACGGCAGCTTTACCCGGCGCACGCGTTCGCGAGTGGAAGCGTGGAGATAACGAACATGCTGACTATGCGCTGGTCTGGCATCCGCCGGTAGAAATGCTCCAGGGCCGTAAGCTGAAGGCCGTTTTTGCCCTGGGGGCGGGCGTGGATTCCATTCTGAGCAAGCTGAAGGCGCACCCTGACATGCTGCCGGAAGCGATTCCCCTGTTCCGCCTGGAAGATACCGGAATGGGCCAGCAGATGCAGGAATATGCCGTCAGCCAGGTGCTGCACTGGTTCCGCCGTTTTGATGACTATCAGGCCTTTAAACAGCAGGCCCACTGGGAGCCGCTGCCGGATTACCGTCGCGAAGACTTTACCATCGGCATCCTCGGTGCGGGCGTGCTGGGCTCAAAAGTGGCTGAAGCTCTCGCTCCGTGGGGCTTCCCGCTGCGCTGCTGGAGCCGCAGCCGTAAGGACTATCCGGGCGTAGAGAGCTTTGCCGGAACGGATGAGCTTCCGGCCTTTCTGAACGGCACGCGCGTGCTGATCAACCTGCTGCCCAACACGGCGGAAACGGTAGGGATCATCAATGAAACCTTGCTCAACCAGTTAGCCGATCAGAGCTACCTGATGAACCTGGCGCGCGGGGTGCATCTGGTCGAGCCCGATCTGCTGAAGGCGCTGGACAGCGGAAAGCTAAAAGGCGCCATGCTGGATGTCTATAGCCGTGAACCGCTGCCGGTGGAAAGCCCGCTGTGGGCACATCCGCGCGTGGCGATGACCCCGCACGTGGCCGCCGTGACGCGTCCGGCAGAAGCGGTGGCGTACATATCCCATACCATCAGCGAAATGGAGAAGGGTAACGCGGGCACCGGCCAGGTTGACAGACAGCGCGGCTACTGA
- the csgF gene encoding curli production assembly/transport protein CsgF: MRIAYAVVSIMLITPISWAGNMTFQFRNPNFGGNPNNGAFLLNEAQAQNSYKDPSLKDFSVDTPSALDNFTQAIQSQILGGLLTNINTGKPGRMVTNDFIVDIANTDGQLQLNVTDRKTGRISTIQVSGLQSNSTDF; encoded by the coding sequence ATGCGTATTGCATATGCAGTTGTTTCGATAATGCTAATAACACCTATAAGCTGGGCCGGAAATATGACGTTTCAGTTCCGTAACCCTAACTTTGGCGGTAACCCTAACAACGGCGCCTTTCTGCTGAATGAAGCGCAGGCGCAAAACTCCTATAAGGACCCAAGCTTAAAGGATTTTAGCGTTGATACTCCATCCGCACTGGACAACTTCACTCAGGCTATCCAGTCGCAGATTTTAGGCGGGTTACTGACCAACATTAATACCGGCAAACCCGGCAGAATGGTGACCAACGATTTTATCGTTGATATCGCCAACACTGATGGACAGCTTCAGCTGAACGTGACCGATCGTAAAACCGGAAGGATCTCCACTATTCAGGTTTCCGGTCTACAAAGTAATTCAACTGACTTTTAA
- the csgD gene encoding biofilm master transcriptional regulator CsgD, whose translation MYNEVHSLHGHTLLLITKPSLQATALLQHLKQSLSLNGKLHNIQRSFDDIAPGSIILFDMMEADKKLIHYWQDILSRKNNNIRVLLLNTPDEYPFRDIESWPHINGVFYVTEEEDRVVEGLQGILRGECYFSQKLASYLITHSGNYRYNSSESALLTHREKEILNKLRIGASNIEIARSLFISENTVKTHLYNLFKKIAVKNRTQAVSWANDNLRR comes from the coding sequence ATGTATAATGAAGTCCATAGTTTACATGGTCATACATTACTGTTGATCACAAAACCTTCTTTGCAAGCGACAGCGTTATTACAACATTTAAAGCAATCTTTATCACTGAACGGGAAATTGCATAATATTCAACGTTCTTTTGATGATATTGCACCTGGCAGCATCATTCTGTTCGATATGATGGAAGCTGATAAAAAGCTCATCCATTACTGGCAAGATATTTTAAGCAGGAAAAACAATAATATCCGCGTGCTATTATTGAATACGCCTGATGAATATCCTTTCAGGGATATTGAAAGCTGGCCGCATATCAATGGCGTGTTCTACGTCACGGAAGAAGAAGACCGGGTAGTTGAGGGTCTGCAAGGCATATTGCGCGGAGAGTGTTATTTTTCGCAAAAGCTGGCCAGCTACCTTATCACGCACTCCGGAAATTATCGCTATAACAGCTCAGAGTCAGCACTGCTCACGCACCGTGAGAAAGAGATCCTGAATAAGTTACGCATTGGTGCTTCAAATATTGAAATCGCCCGTTCGTTATTTATCAGCGAAAATACGGTAAAGACGCACCTTTATAATCTTTTCAAGAAGATAGCTGTAAAAAACCGAACTCAGGCGGTTTCGTGGGCAAACGATAACCTCAGGCGTTAA
- the csgE gene encoding curli production assembly/transport protein CsgE: MKRTLSWIAAASFLLAAGNLKAVEVEVPGLLTDHTVSSVGHSFYRAFSDKWDSTYTGNITINERPSARWGSWITITANQYVIYQTFLFPTKMDFDKNVALALAQSEDAINRLQIDKALLSTSDLAKDEF, encoded by the coding sequence ATGAAGCGCACGTTGAGTTGGATCGCCGCAGCGAGTTTCCTGCTCGCTGCCGGGAATCTGAAGGCCGTCGAGGTCGAAGTTCCCGGATTGTTAACAGACCACACTGTCTCATCGGTCGGGCACAGTTTTTATCGAGCCTTCAGTGACAAATGGGACAGTACTTATACCGGAAATATAACAATCAACGAGCGGCCCAGTGCACGATGGGGAAGTTGGATAACAATAACGGCCAATCAGTACGTTATTTATCAAACGTTTTTATTCCCCACTAAAATGGACTTCGATAAAAACGTAGCCCTGGCACTGGCCCAATCAGAAGACGCTATTAATCGCCTGCAAATAGATAAAGCCCTATTAAGCACCAGCGATTTAGCTAAAGACGAGTTCTAG